In Burkholderia sp. NRF60-BP8, a single window of DNA contains:
- the proP gene encoding glycine betaine/L-proline transporter ProP: protein MTLTATHVSPTAVSSPASSSAEAPLAVDDITVVDQSLLKRAVSAMAIGNAMEWFDFGVYSYIAVTLGKVFFPSSSPSAQLLATFGTFAAAFLVRPLGGMVFGPLGDRIGRQRVLAATMIMMAVGTFAIGLIPSYASIGIMAPVLLLVARLVQGFSTGGEYGGAATFIAEFSTDKRRGFMGSFLEFGTLIGYVLGAGVVALLTASLSQDALLSWGWRVPFLIAGPLGLIGLYIRMKLEETPAFKRQAEQREAQDKAVPKARFRETLLRNWRALLLCVGLVLIFNVTDYMVLSYLPSFMSSTLHFDESHSLVLVLIVMVLMMPMTLYAGRLSDKIGRKPVMLAGCVGLLVLSIPSLMLIHAGTTASVFGGLLILGVLLSCFTGVMPSALPALFPTEIRYGALAIGFNVSVSLFGGTTPLVTAWLVDVTHNLMMPAYYMMGAALIGVVSVVALAETARQPLKGSPPAVATRREAHQLARQLREENDESDLYGVATPARA from the coding sequence ATGACCTTGACCGCAACACACGTCAGCCCGACCGCTGTCTCCTCCCCCGCTTCGTCGTCCGCCGAAGCCCCGCTCGCCGTGGACGACATCACCGTCGTCGACCAGAGCCTGCTCAAGCGCGCCGTCAGCGCGATGGCCATCGGCAATGCGATGGAATGGTTCGACTTCGGCGTCTACAGCTATATCGCCGTCACGCTCGGCAAGGTGTTCTTCCCGTCCAGCAGCCCGTCCGCGCAGTTGCTCGCCACCTTCGGCACGTTCGCGGCCGCGTTCCTCGTGCGTCCGCTCGGCGGCATGGTGTTCGGCCCGCTCGGCGACCGCATCGGCCGCCAGCGCGTGCTCGCCGCCACGATGATCATGATGGCCGTGGGCACCTTCGCGATCGGACTGATCCCCAGCTACGCGTCCATCGGCATCATGGCGCCCGTGCTGCTGCTCGTCGCCCGCCTCGTGCAGGGCTTCTCCACCGGCGGCGAATACGGCGGCGCCGCCACCTTCATCGCCGAGTTCTCGACCGACAAGCGCCGCGGCTTCATGGGCAGCTTCCTCGAATTCGGCACGCTGATCGGCTATGTGCTGGGCGCGGGCGTCGTCGCGCTGCTCACCGCGTCGCTGTCGCAGGACGCGCTGCTGTCGTGGGGCTGGCGCGTGCCGTTCCTGATCGCCGGCCCGCTCGGCCTGATCGGTCTCTACATCCGGATGAAGCTCGAGGAAACGCCCGCGTTCAAGCGCCAGGCCGAACAGCGCGAAGCGCAGGACAAGGCCGTGCCGAAAGCGCGCTTTCGCGAGACGCTGCTGCGCAACTGGCGTGCGCTGCTGCTGTGCGTCGGCCTCGTGCTGATCTTCAACGTGACCGACTACATGGTGCTGTCGTACCTGCCGAGCTTCATGTCGTCGACGCTGCATTTCGACGAATCGCACAGCCTCGTGCTGGTGCTGATCGTGATGGTGCTGATGATGCCGATGACGCTGTACGCCGGCCGCCTGTCGGACAAGATCGGCCGCAAGCCGGTGATGCTCGCCGGCTGCGTCGGCCTGCTGGTGCTGTCGATCCCGTCGCTGATGCTGATCCATGCGGGCACCACGGCGTCGGTGTTCGGCGGCCTGCTGATCCTCGGCGTGCTGCTGTCGTGCTTCACCGGCGTGATGCCGTCGGCGCTTCCCGCGCTGTTCCCGACCGAAATCCGTTACGGCGCGCTCGCGATCGGCTTCAACGTGTCGGTATCGCTGTTCGGCGGCACGACGCCCCTCGTCACCGCGTGGCTCGTCGACGTGACGCACAACCTGATGATGCCCGCGTACTACATGATGGGCGCCGCGTTGATCGGCGTCGTGTCGGTCGTCGCGCTCGCCGAAACCGCGCGCCAGCCGCTGAAGGGCTCGCCGCCGGCCGTCGCGACGCGCCGCGAAGCGCATCAGCTCGCGCGCCAGTTGCGCGAGGAAAACGACGAATCGGACCTCTACGGCGTCGCGACGCCCGCACGCGCATGA
- a CDS encoding YnfA family protein produces the protein MTELMRIAALFAATALAEIVGCYLPWLVLKAGRPAWLLVPAALSLALFAWLLTLHPSAAGRTYAAYGGVYIAVALIWLRVVDGVALTRWDVAGAVLALGGMAVIALQPRA, from the coding sequence ATGACCGAACTGATGAGGATCGCGGCGCTGTTCGCCGCTACCGCGCTGGCCGAAATCGTCGGCTGCTATCTGCCGTGGCTCGTGCTGAAGGCCGGGCGCCCGGCCTGGCTGCTGGTGCCGGCCGCCCTGTCGCTCGCGCTGTTCGCGTGGCTGCTGACGCTGCACCCGAGCGCGGCGGGGCGCACTTACGCCGCGTACGGCGGCGTGTACATCGCGGTGGCGCTGATCTGGCTGCGGGTGGTCGACGGCGTCGCGCTGACCCGCTGGGACGTGGCCGGCGCGGTGCTCGCGCTCGGCGGGATGGCGGTGATCGCGCTGCAGCCGCGCGCGTAG
- the dnaQ gene encoding DNA polymerase III subunit epsilon, which produces MRQIILDTETTGLNARTGDRLIEIGCVELLNRRLTGNNLHIYVNPERDSDPGALAVHGLTTEFLSDKPKFAEVVDQIRDFVKGAELIIHNAPFDLGFLDAEFARLGLPPFTEHCGGVIDTLVQAKQMFPGKRNSLDALCDRFGISNAHRTLHGALLDSELLAEVYLAMTRGQDSLVIDMLDDTGADGGAANGQRVSLAALDLPVIAASDDELAAHQTQLDELDKSVKGACVWRQSTSTDAEAADAAQAA; this is translated from the coding sequence ATGCGCCAGATCATTCTCGATACCGAAACCACCGGCCTGAACGCCCGCACGGGCGACCGCCTGATCGAAATCGGCTGCGTCGAGCTGCTGAACCGACGGCTCACCGGCAACAACCTGCACATCTACGTGAACCCCGAGCGCGACAGCGATCCGGGCGCACTGGCCGTGCACGGCCTCACGACCGAGTTCCTCAGCGACAAGCCGAAGTTCGCGGAAGTCGTCGACCAGATCCGCGACTTCGTGAAGGGCGCCGAGCTGATCATCCACAACGCACCGTTCGACCTCGGCTTCCTCGACGCCGAATTCGCGCGGCTCGGCCTGCCGCCGTTCACCGAGCATTGCGGCGGCGTGATCGACACGCTGGTGCAGGCCAAGCAGATGTTCCCCGGCAAGCGCAATTCGCTCGACGCGCTGTGCGACCGCTTCGGCATCAGCAACGCGCACCGCACGCTGCACGGCGCACTGCTCGACTCGGAGCTGCTCGCCGAGGTGTATCTCGCGATGACGCGCGGCCAGGACAGCCTCGTGATCGACATGCTCGACGACACGGGCGCCGACGGCGGTGCGGCGAACGGCCAGCGCGTGTCGCTTGCGGCGCTCGATCTGCCGGTCATCGCAGCAAGCGACGACGAGTTGGCCGCGCACCAGACGCAGCTCGACGAGCTCGACAAGTCGGTCAAGGGCGCCTGCGTGTGGCGCCAATCCACCTCCACCGACGCGGAAGCAGCGGACGCCGCGCAGGCCGCCTGA
- the rnhA gene encoding ribonuclease HI: MTTDTIDIYTDGACKGNPGPGGWGALLRYGTQEKELFGGEPNTTNNRMELMGVIAALEALKRPCRVIVHTDSQYVQKGISEWIHGWKKKGWVTAAKTPVKNADLWKRLDALVVQHDVEWRWVKGHAGHPENERADALANRGVESLAA; encoded by the coding sequence ATGACAACCGACACCATCGACATCTATACCGACGGCGCCTGCAAGGGCAACCCCGGCCCCGGCGGCTGGGGTGCGCTGCTGCGCTACGGCACCCAAGAAAAGGAACTGTTCGGCGGCGAGCCGAACACGACCAACAACCGCATGGAGCTGATGGGCGTGATCGCCGCGCTCGAGGCGCTCAAGCGGCCGTGCCGGGTGATCGTGCATACCGACTCGCAATACGTGCAGAAAGGCATCAGCGAGTGGATCCACGGGTGGAAGAAGAAAGGCTGGGTCACCGCGGCGAAGACGCCCGTGAAGAACGCCGACCTGTGGAAGCGGCTCGATGCGCTCGTCGTGCAGCACGACGTCGAATGGCGCTGGGTGAAGGGCCACGCGGGCCACCCCGAAAACGAACGCGCCGACGCGCTCGCGAATCGCGGCGTCGAATCGCTCGCGGCCTGA
- a CDS encoding class I SAM-dependent methyltransferase, giving the protein MSDRQIIDWPAWTDSPPGRYVLGWEQAQLDRIVSDVFGFHALQLGLPQLDALRENRMPYRGLVLDPASGASAPYQYPRARETHAAAHAPADRSTTWCDLLDLPFESQSVDLIVMPHTLEFTSDPHRLLREAERVLMPEGQLVITGFNSLSLWGMRQSFGRMANRPFVPATRDQIAFIRLKDWIKLLGFDLERGRFGCYRPPLATDQWLARYGFMEAAGDRWWPIFGAVYMVTAVKRVRGMRLVGPIRMKKPVLAPGLTPAASPTTHQERS; this is encoded by the coding sequence ATGTCTGACCGTCAAATTATAGACTGGCCCGCCTGGACCGACTCGCCGCCCGGCCGCTACGTGCTGGGCTGGGAGCAGGCGCAGCTCGACCGGATCGTGTCCGACGTCTTCGGCTTCCACGCGCTGCAGCTCGGCTTGCCGCAGCTCGACGCGCTGCGCGAGAACCGCATGCCGTATCGCGGCCTGGTGCTCGACCCGGCGAGCGGCGCGAGCGCGCCGTATCAGTATCCGCGGGCGCGCGAAACGCACGCGGCGGCCCACGCGCCGGCCGATCGCAGCACGACCTGGTGCGATCTGCTCGACCTGCCGTTCGAGTCGCAAAGCGTCGACCTGATCGTGATGCCGCACACGCTCGAATTCACGTCCGATCCGCACCGCCTGCTGCGCGAGGCCGAGCGCGTGCTGATGCCGGAAGGCCAGCTCGTGATCACCGGCTTCAACTCGCTCAGCCTGTGGGGCATGCGGCAGTCGTTCGGGCGCATGGCGAACCGCCCGTTCGTGCCGGCCACGCGCGACCAGATCGCGTTCATCCGGCTCAAGGACTGGATCAAGCTGCTCGGCTTCGACCTCGAACGCGGCCGCTTCGGCTGCTACCGGCCGCCGCTCGCCACCGATCAGTGGCTGGCCCGCTACGGCTTCATGGAGGCCGCCGGCGACCGCTGGTGGCCGATCTTCGGCGCCGTCTACATGGTGACGGCCGTCAAGCGCGTGCGCGGCATGCGTCTCGTCGGCCCGATCAGGATGAAGAAGCCCGTGCTCGCACCGGGCCTGACGCCGGCGGCCTCCCCGACCACCCACCAAGAACGTTCATGA
- the gloB gene encoding hydroxyacylglutathione hydrolase, producing MNELEYVPVPAFEDNYIWLVSDGCDAIAVDPGEAAPVRRVLAERGWRLTAILLTHHHADHVGGVEALRNSQPADAPLAVYGPAAEAIDVVTRPLSGGDRVTLDAPAVAFDVLDVPGHTRGHIAYFQRVGQGNAAPHVFCGDTLFSCGCGRLFEGTPAQMLASLDALAALPGDTRVHCAHEYTLSNIRFALACEPDNAALAAWRDDAQALRARGVPTLPTTIAHERAVNPFMRADNAAIHATLEAELHETVTDRLAAFTLMREWKNRFR from the coding sequence ATGAACGAGCTGGAATACGTGCCGGTTCCGGCATTCGAAGACAACTATATCTGGCTCGTCTCGGACGGCTGCGATGCGATCGCCGTCGACCCGGGTGAAGCCGCGCCCGTACGCCGGGTTCTTGCCGAACGAGGCTGGCGGTTGACCGCTATTTTACTCACGCACCACCACGCCGACCACGTCGGCGGTGTCGAGGCGCTGCGCAATAGCCAACCGGCCGATGCTCCGCTCGCCGTTTACGGCCCCGCGGCCGAAGCGATCGACGTGGTCACGCGGCCGCTTTCGGGCGGCGATCGCGTGACGCTCGACGCACCGGCCGTCGCATTCGACGTGCTCGACGTGCCGGGTCATACGCGCGGCCATATCGCGTATTTCCAGCGGGTCGGGCAGGGCAACGCGGCGCCGCACGTGTTCTGCGGCGACACGCTGTTCTCGTGCGGCTGCGGCCGCCTGTTCGAAGGCACGCCCGCGCAGATGCTCGCGTCGCTCGACGCGCTCGCGGCGCTGCCGGGCGACACCCGCGTGCATTGTGCACACGAATACACGCTGTCGAACATCCGCTTCGCGCTCGCGTGCGAGCCCGACAATGCGGCGCTCGCGGCGTGGCGCGACGACGCGCAGGCGCTGCGGGCGCGCGGCGTGCCGACGCTGCCCACTACGATCGCGCACGAGCGTGCCGTTAACCCGTTCATGCGGGCGGACAACGCGGCGATCCACGCGACGCTCGAGGCCGAGCTGCACGAAACGGTGACGGATCGTCTGGCGGCGTTCACGCTGATGCGCGAATGGAAAAACCGGTTTCGATGA